The DNA segment CTGTCGGAGTTCGGCGCGACGATGCTGTTCGCCGGCAACCTGCGCGGCAGCACGCAGACGCTGTCGCTGGCGATCATGACGGCGATGGAGGCCAACCTCTACACCGCGCTGGCGCTGTCGGTGCTGCTGCTCGCCGTCGCCACGGTTACGTTGCTCGTCTTTCGGGCGC comes from the Dehalococcoidia bacterium genome and includes:
- a CDS encoding molybdate ABC transporter permease subunit, translated to LSEFGATMLFAGNLRGSTQTLSLAIMTAMEANLYTALALSVLLLAVATVTLLVFRALAGDSMRL